The Schistocerca americana isolate TAMUIC-IGC-003095 chromosome 5, iqSchAmer2.1, whole genome shotgun sequence genome includes a window with the following:
- the LOC124615968 gene encoding GPN-loop GTPase 2-like: MAAIFGQLVIGPPGSGKTTYCQTMGHFLKSIGRKVSIINIDPANDSLIYEAAADVSELVTVDDVMTNLHLGPNGGLMFCMEFLEKNVDWLLEHVCRLRDSYILFDCPGQVELYTHHNSMKNITEKLEKYGVHLCAVHLVDCHYCNDPGKFISALLLSLSAMLQLALPHINVLSKVDLLSKYSSKLHFGLDFYTDVLDLKYLLDCLDEDPFTKKYKKLNAAIVSLVEDFSLVSFIPMNIGDRQSILKVKNAVDKANGYIFGAGEQRNVQALLACAVGADYETGEDMDRFTEGAAGDDEDDDDLMMRGVWA, translated from the exons TTATAGGGCCTCCAGGGAGTGGAAAGACAACAtactgtcagacaatgggccattTCCTTAAGAGTATTGGGAGGAAAGTTTCAATTATAAATATAG ATCCAGCTAACGATTCCCTGATTTATGAAGCAGCAGCTGATGTATCAGAGTTAGTTACCGTGGATGATGTGATGACTAATCTGCACCTAGGACCCAATGGAGGACTGATGTTTTGTATGGAATTTTTGGAGAAAAATGTTGATTGGTTACTAGAGCATGTGTGCCGCTTGAGAGATTCTTACATTTTATTTGACTGTCCTGGGCAG GTTGAATTATACACTCATCATAATTCAAtgaaaaatattacagaaaagctaGAGAAATATGGTGTTCATCTATGTGCTGTCCATCTCGTAGACTGTCATTACTGTAATGATCCAG GGAAGTTTATCTCAGCATTGCTGCTCTCCTTGTCAGCAATGTTGCAACTAGCATTGCCACATATCAATGTTCTGTCAAAAGTAGACCTTCTTTCAAAGTACAGCAGCAAGTTACATTTTGGGTTGGATTTTTACACAGATGTCCTTGATCTCAAGTATTTACTGGACTGTTTGGATGAAGATCCATTCACAAAAAA atACAAAAAATTAAATGCTGCAATAGTTTCATTAGTTGAAGATTTCAGTTTGGTTTCATTCATACCCATGAATATTGGAGACAGGCAGAGTATTCTCAAAGTAAAAAATGCTGTGGACAAAGCAAATGGATATATATTTGGAGCGGGGGAGCAACGTAATGTGCAAGCGCTGCTTGCATGTGCTGTGGGAGCTGATTATGAAACGGGTGAAGATATGGACAGATTTACAGAGGGTGCAGCAGGTGATGATGAGGATGACGATGATCTTATGATGAGGGGTGTATGggcataa